A genomic window from Lotus japonicus ecotype B-129 chromosome 1, LjGifu_v1.2 includes:
- the LOC130730470 gene encoding protein RTF1 homolog: MADLENLLLEAAGRNRHSLPPSRRGGESDGGSDSDSGGDDDDSDDERSYRAGKHSAMQVPLKKRLDLTERDDRDGDGDGLGGSSSDESDVGDDLYKNDGDRKKLSEMTELQREMILSDRASKKDDKGLLVKLTQNRGDKGKTRSASRMETPPPSLSSGRSADRSAAKDDALNELRAKRSRRLGSEAQVTVSELSRSSGLSPKRKPFSISGPSRSESEGSSSSDEEGLAGGGDGGVIDSDDDKIVSGFGGPSFEDIKEITIPRSKLAKWFMEPFFEELIVGCFVRVGIGRSKSGPIYRLCMVKNVDASDPDRLYKFENRSTYKYLNVVWGNETSAARWQMAMVSDSAPHEEEFKQWVKEVERSGGHMLMKKDVLEKKQDIQKINSFVYSAATVKQMLQEKKSASSRRINVAAEKDRLRWEMELAQSKHDEAAVERIKTRLEELEASRKAQEKDAKALRLSEMNRKNRFENFKNASQLKRANMDLKAGEAGYDPFSRRWTRSRNYYVSKPGEEAAAGSTIADAAAVADTGSKGTKAAVVVETGMVATAAALEAAADAGKLVDTSAPVDQGTESNELHNFELPISLSALQKFGGAKGVYAAFMARKQRIEAVAGLQVPENDGKVHPLTLTVSDYKRRRGLL, from the coding sequence ATGGCGGATTTGGAAAATTTGCTTCTCGAGGCTGCGGGGAGGAACCGGCACTCTCTCCCGCCTTCGAGGCGAGGCGGTGAATCTGATGGTGGGAGTGATTCTGATTCTGggggtgatgatgatgattcggATGATGAGCGGAGTTATCGGGCCGGAAAGCACTCGGCCATGCAGGTTCCTTTGAAAAAGAGATTGGATTTGACTGAGAGAGATGATCGTGATGGCGATGGTGATGGTTTGGGTGGAAGTAGCAGTGATGAGTCTGATGTTGGTGATGATCTTTACAAGAATGATGGTGATAGGAAGAAGCTTTCTGAGATGACTGAGCTGCAAAGGGAGATGATTTTGTCTGATAGGGCTAGCAAGAAGGATGATAAAGGTTTGTTGGTGAAGTTAACACAGAATCGCGGCGATAAGGGGAAGACAAGAAGTGCATCGAGGATGGAGACTCCACCTCCCTCATTGTCGTCCGGTAGGTCTGCTGACAGGTCTGCTGCCAAGGATGATGCGTTGAATGAGTTGCGTGCGAAGCGGTCGAGGCGGCTGGGTTCCGAAGCACAGGTCACTGTAAGTGAGTTGTCTAGAAGTTCAGGGTTGTCACCAAAGCGCAAACCTTTCAGTATTAGCGGCCCGAGCCGTAGTGAAAGTGAAGGCAGCTCCAGCAGTGATGAGGAGGGTTTGGCTGGAGGTGGAGATGGAGGGGTTATTGACAGCGATGATGACAAGATAGTATCTGGATTCGGAGGGCCTTCGTTTgaggatatcaaggaaatcacCATTCCTAGGTCGAAGCTTGCAAAATGGTTCATGGAGCCTTTCTTTGAGGAGTTGATTGTTGGTTGTTTTGTGAGAGTTGGTATTGGTAGGTCCAAATCCGGGCCTATCTACAGGCTCTGCATGGTGAAAAATGTTGATGCCTCGGATCCTGACCGGCTGTATAAATTTGAGAATAGGAGTACATACAAGTACTTGAATGTTGTCTGGGGAAATGAAACTTCTGCTGCAAGGTGGCAAATGGCTATGGTTAGCGATTCTGCTCCGCACGAGGAGGAGTTTAAGCAGTGGGTTAAGGAAGTAGAGCGAAGTGGTGGACACATGCTGATGAAGAAAGATGTGCTGGAGAAAAAACAAGATATTCAAAAGATCAACTCATTTGTTTACTCAGCAGCTACTGTGAAGCAGATGTTACAAGAGAAAAAATCTGCCTCATCGAGACGGATAAATGTTGCAGCCGAGAAGGATCGGTTGAGGTGGGAAATGGAATTAGCACAAAGTAAGCATGATGAAGCTGCAGTGGAGAGGATCAAGACAAGACTGGAAGAATTGGAGGCGTCCCGGAAAGCTCAGGAGAAGGATGCCAAGGCTTTAAGGCTTTCTGAAATGAACAGAAAGAACAGGTTTGAGAACTTCAAAAATGCTTCTCAATTGAAGCGAGCAAACATGGATTTGAAAGCAGGGGAGGCAGGTTATGATCCTTTTTCAAGGAGATGGACTAGATCAAGGAACTACTATGTTTCAAAACCTGGTGAAGAAGCTGCAGCTGGGAGTACTATTGCTGATGCCGCTGCAGTGGCTGATACCGGAAGCAAGGGGACAAAAGCAGCAGTGGTAGTGGAGACTGGCATGGTGGCTACTGCTGCAGCTTTGGAAGCTGCTGCTGATGCTGGGAAGTTGGTAGACACAAGCGCTCCGGTGGATCAAGGGACAGAGTCAAATGAGCTGCACAATTTTGAGCTGCCAATATCATTATCCGCACTCCAAAAGTTTGGTGGTGCCAAAGGAGTTTATGCAGCATTTATGGCCAGAAAACAAAGAATTGAAGCAGTTGCTGGACTTCAAGTCCCAGAAAATGATGGCAAGGTGCATCCGCTGACATTAACAGTTAGTGATTACAAGAGAAGAAGAGGGCTTCTTTGA